A region of the Candidatus Neomarinimicrobiota bacterium genome:
TACTCTTATCGAGCTGTTCGGCATACGATAACGACATAGGAATGTCCTCCCACTTTTACAATTATATAGTCTCTTCTATCTTCAAGTATATTAACGCCGTAGGCGTCCCTACGGGACAACTTGAGCAAATAAAAGAAACTCTAAGTGAGAGATCTTGTCCTTATTTCAGTAGCACCATTTTCTTTATTTCTGTGAACTCACCCGTTGTGAGTCTGTAAATATATACTCCACTTGCTACATTTGAAGCATCCCATGATACTTGGTAGTTCCCAGCCGGTTGTTCACCATTTACTAGACGGGCTACTTCCTCCCCGCGAATGTTATATATTGCCAGTAGGACTTCTGCTGCTGCAGGAAGTGCATACCGGATGGTTGTCAACGGATTGAACGGATTGGGGTAGTTTTGTGACAGTTTAAATTTGATAGGAATATTGAGGGGGAAACCAATTACACTTACTGCTTGCTCGGGGGCGAATCTCAAGATCCATGCATCCAAATTTCCAGAATCACTTTTAAATCCGGAGACTACAAATCCACCGTCCTTCGTATTAAAAATAGATCTACCGCCATCGGATCCTCCATCACCAAATGTTTCAGTCCATAAAAGATTACCACTTTCGTCTATTTTTAATAACCAGAGATCACCACCACCTGTATGATGATCGCCAACACCTGAATCACCAACGACTATGTAACCTCCTATCTCTGATTGAATGACCGAATATGCTGATTCATTGAATGGTCCCCCGTATGTTTTGGTCCATAAAGAATCACCATTCGAGTCAGTTTTTATAATCCACAAATCTTGATTTTTAGTACCAAACAAACTTATGTTGCCAACCGCTAATAGGCCTCCATCTTTAGTTTCGATGATCTTTTTTCCGTTATCTCCCCCGCTACCACCATAAGTCTTATTCCAAATGGCATCGCCCTCTGCTCCCAATTTGAGAAAAAGTAAATCGGTGGCATCATCAGGATTTGTAACGAAACCTCCTGTTACAACAATATTGCCATCTGATAAAGAAATGATGTCTTCGCCTATGTCAATAATTCCGCTTCCATGTTCCTTCTTCCATAGAAGTTCTCCATTAACGCCAAAACTGGCAACAACAATACTTTGGGTAAAGGAATGGTACGGATGACTTTTTCCAGTAACAATGAATTCTTCGTTGGCATTTATGCTAATATCAAGCCCAATTTCAGTGGCACTATTATTTAACACTGTTTGCCAGATAATTTCTCCCGCAGAACTTGACTTTAAGATCATTAAATTACCTGAAACACCTCCTGTAATCACATAACCTCCATCAGCCGTCTGCACCAAAGACTTCCCGGAGCCCATTAAACCAACAGACCATAATCGATTGCCTTGATTATCAATTTTTATCAGATTCCCGATATTAGTAAATACAAAATTTCCGTCATTAGTTTCAATTACCGACTCTGCTACGTCAGTATTTGTACCACCATAAGTTTTCGACCAGATGATTTTCGGTTGTGCGTATGAAATTGAGGGTAATAAGAATCCTATAATCAAACAATAGAAAATTATTCGAATTCTTGAGTGAATTCTATACAATATGAATCCTTCATTTATTTTAGACAAGCTTCCATGATATATCGGTGGCTGTCTTGACATAATAATATTCCATGTGAAACTTATCAAGCTGTTCCCATCAATAATTTTTTGATTTCATTTTTAACGAGTCCAAATAATATTCGTTTATTTAACACTTGACCCCCGACCAATACAAATAAGCCGGACGACCCAAGAAAAGCTGCTTCCTCCCCGCATACTGCGGGACTTCGCCTCCGTCCCCTCCTTAAAAAGGAGGGGAAGTATAATTCCCCTCTATGAACCTGCCCGACTATACCGTTCAGGCAGGGAGGAGTGGATTTGATCCCGATTAAACGGGATCAATGACGGGGTATTTCAGTTGTTGCGCGGTCAGGGCAAGCCCTAACCCGCACTTGGAAGTTGTTCGACTGTCCCGCAGAATGCGGCGGCCCTTTCAACCTGTACGCGCTACTCGATTGCTTTACTACACTGTATCTTCTATATATCAGGATATAACGGCTATTAGATAATGTGAAACGTAAAGTAAAATATTACATTCAGAGTGGGTTGGCTAAAAATGGTGGATGAATAAGTAAATGCCTTTTGGAGAAGATAAGTCTTTTCCAAAATATGGATAAATAAAATAGGGTTGCCTAACAAGGCAACCCTATTATAACAAACATACGCAATAATATTAAGGTTCAGGTACCTCCGTTTCAGGTACAGGGAAATCTGTAACAACTGCATCTCCGGCGCGGTCGATGGGTAAATCCCCAAGCTTCCCGTACCGCCTCATATCAATCCACCTATGTCCTTCAAGAAATAGTGAATAGCGCTTTTCATGCAGCAGCTGGTTAAGCGCGTTATTAGCGTCTAATGTAGGCGAGGCTGATAATCCTGCCGCATCTCTAACAACGTTTATATCAGCTTCCGCAGCGGCAAAGGCTCCTAAACCGATGTTTGCTTCTGCCCTTAGAAGGAGAAGCTCTTCATTTCTGATTATGGGAAGCGGATCGGAAGAACCGCCGACAATTGTCACTCCGAGGTCGGTTGTCAAGTTATCAAATGTAGTAACATCGGGTAATGTCTGTCCGGGATTGTTCGGGTCTGCAACTACTCTTTTTATGACTTTATTTTCAAAACGAATATCTCCTGATTCCGCATCAGTCTCAAAGGTGGGATGCCCCATCCATTTTATTACTTCAGCGCCGGGAGACTCAAATACTTGATTAGTCTGGTCGCCGAGTCCGGTGCTGTACACATGAAATACGCCTACATCAAGATCAGCGCTTTCATCCACGAAAGAACCATTGAGAGCAGTTAAAGCATCAGCATACAAACCTCTGTAAACAGCAACTCTTGCGGCAAGCGCTCTGTTAAACAGTTGAAAAGTAGCCGGTGTGTCAAATCCGCTGAAACCGCTTGAAAGACTAAATATGAATGCGTTTCCGCCATTTCCGAGCAAACTGTTCGCTTCATCCAACAAGCTTGCGATTTTAGCAAAGGAATCACCCTTTGAGCTTAACGGCGAAGAAAAATCACCTGAGAAATCCAATTGAACACCGTTATCATTCATTAAATTAAGGTTCAGCAATAATTGGTAAGCTATAATTGTTTTGGCAAATCCCTCTAATCCTGCACGCTCATCAGCCAACGCATCTCCTACCAGCTGAGGCAGTTTAACCTCCAGGAGAAGATTACAATTATTAATTACATTATATCTCGCAGTCCAGGGGTTATTAACCAAAAAACCGCCGGGATCGAGTCTGTCGTTCATCAATTCACCGGTGTATCTCGGATCGGCAGGCTCAAAATAGTAAGCCTCTCTTCCTATGATAGATACATCACGTAAATAAATAGCGAGACTGACCCTCATACCCGCTTCAGCGCCGGTAACAAGGTTTTGAATAGGTATTTCTGCGGCATTTTCTAAAATCGGCGCGTTCGGATTATCGAAATCTAGTTCTCCGCAGCCTAACACAGAGAATGCTAACATCGAAATTATAATAAGTACAGATTTCATAGGAATTATCCTTCTAAAATATTGATATGATTTGCTGTTGATATCCATGTTATTCATCGCCTACATTCCGAAGGAAATGTTGAAGAAAAAGCTTCGGGAAGTGGGAAACGGTAATGTATCCACAGAGCGTCCGACAGCAAGATTTCCAAATTGACTTACCTCGGGATCGTAGCCCAAGTAGTCAGTGGAAGTCCATAAATTTCGCCCTGATATACCG
Encoded here:
- a CDS encoding RagB/SusD family nutrient uptake outer membrane protein; translated protein: MNNMDINSKSYQYFRRIIPMKSVLIIISMLAFSVLGCGELDFDNPNAPILENAAEIPIQNLVTGAEAGMRVSLAIYLRDVSIIGREAYYFEPADPRYTGELMNDRLDPGGFLVNNPWTARYNVINNCNLLLEVKLPQLVGDALADERAGLEGFAKTIIAYQLLLNLNLMNDNGVQLDFSGDFSSPLSSKGDSFAKIASLLDEANSLLGNGGNAFIFSLSSGFSGFDTPATFQLFNRALAARVAVYRGLYADALTALNGSFVDESADLDVGVFHVYSTGLGDQTNQVFESPGAEVIKWMGHPTFETDAESGDIRFENKVIKRVVADPNNPGQTLPDVTTFDNLTTDLGVTIVGGSSDPLPIIRNEELLLLRAEANIGLGAFAAAEADINVVRDAAGLSASPTLDANNALNQLLHEKRYSLFLEGHRWIDMRRYGKLGDLPIDRAGDAVVTDFPVPETEVPEP
- a CDS encoding T9SS type A sorting domain-containing protein translates to MSRQPPIYHGSLSKINEGFILYRIHSRIRIIFYCLIIGFLLPSISYAQPKIIWSKTYGGTNTDVAESVIETNDGNFVFTNIGNLIKIDNQGNRLWSVGLMGSGKSLVQTADGGYVITGGVSGNLMILKSSSAGEIIWQTVLNNSATEIGLDISINANEEFIVTGKSHPYHSFTQSIVVASFGVNGELLWKKEHGSGIIDIGEDIISLSDGNIVVTGGFVTNPDDATDLLFLKLGAEGDAIWNKTYGGSGGDNGKKIIETKDGGLLAVGNISLFGTKNQDLWIIKTDSNGDSLWTKTYGGPFNESAYSVIQSEIGGYIVVGDSGVGDHHTGGGDLWLLKIDESGNLLWTETFGDGGSDGGRSIFNTKDGGFVVSGFKSDSGNLDAWILRFAPEQAVSVIGFPLNIPIKFKLSQNYPNPFNPLTTIRYALPAAAEVLLAIYNIRGEEVARLVNGEQPAGNYQVSWDASNVASGVYIYRLTTGEFTEIKKMVLLK